In Candidatus Hydrogenedentota bacterium, a single genomic region encodes these proteins:
- the mtnA gene encoding S-methyl-5-thioribose-1-phosphate isomerase, with translation MNLTPVIWRAGELSIIDQTLLPLEYREVRLDSLQAVWDAIRSLRVRGAPAIGVCAAFGVVVCLRENRPQDVSAALRTVDEAAGRLETARPTAVNLFWALRRMQHAAREHAGTVSVQGFMDALETEACAIRDEDTACCRRIGDFGAALIPEGGGVLTYCNAGALATSAYGTALAAMYRAHEQGRSFHVYASETRPLLQGARLTAWELMRAGIKVTLICDNMAAQVMREGRVQLVLTGADRIAANGDTANKIGTYGLAVLAAAHGVPFYVAAPLSTFDPAAANGDAIPIEHRPGGEITDGLGKRIAPEGVDAYNPAFDVTPARLIAGIVTERGILRPPFLNSISECF, from the coding sequence ATGAATCTTACGCCGGTCATCTGGCGAGCAGGGGAACTATCCATAATCGACCAAACGCTGTTGCCGCTGGAGTATCGGGAGGTTCGCCTGGACTCGCTGCAAGCCGTCTGGGATGCGATCCGCAGCCTTCGGGTCCGTGGAGCGCCGGCCATCGGAGTCTGTGCGGCATTCGGCGTGGTGGTATGCCTGCGCGAAAACCGCCCACAAGACGTCTCGGCCGCTCTGCGGACGGTGGACGAGGCGGCGGGACGTCTGGAAACCGCACGGCCGACCGCGGTCAATCTGTTCTGGGCTTTGCGCCGGATGCAGCATGCGGCCCGGGAACACGCGGGCACCGTGTCCGTGCAGGGCTTCATGGACGCACTCGAGACGGAAGCGTGCGCCATCCGCGACGAGGACACGGCCTGCTGCCGGCGAATAGGCGATTTTGGCGCTGCACTGATCCCTGAAGGCGGCGGGGTGTTGACCTATTGCAATGCCGGTGCATTGGCGACGAGCGCCTATGGCACCGCTCTTGCGGCGATGTATCGCGCCCACGAGCAAGGCCGCTCCTTTCACGTCTACGCAAGCGAGACCCGGCCTCTGCTGCAAGGCGCCCGTTTGACCGCCTGGGAACTGATGCGCGCCGGTATCAAGGTCACTCTCATCTGCGACAACATGGCCGCGCAAGTCATGCGCGAGGGCCGTGTCCAGCTCGTGCTGACCGGTGCGGACCGCATCGCCGCAAATGGCGACACGGCCAACAAGATCGGCACGTACGGGCTTGCGGTGCTTGCAGCAGCCCACGGGGTGCCGTTTTACGTCGCCGCCCCTTTGTCGACGTTCGATCCGGCGGCCGCGAACGGGGACGCCATTCCCATTGAGCACCGTCCCGGCGGCGAGATCACCGATGGCCTCGGCAAGCGCATAGCTCCAGAGGGTGTGGACGCGTACAACCCGGCTTTTGATGTAACGCCGGCGCGTCTGATCGCGGGAATTGTCACGGAAAGGGGTATATTGCGGCCGCCTTTCCTGAATTCAATCAGCGAGTGCTTCTGA